The Tubulanus polymorphus chromosome 1, tnTubPoly1.2, whole genome shotgun sequence genome contains a region encoding:
- the LOC141898159 gene encoding extracellular tyrosine-protein kinase PKDCC-like, protein MAQMRRSSTIPRLSLILYWLCAVSACVFICGNVLLLSPAFKPGDASLDPALVNINDGNLYHRLRRLMDISADQLHPNFSLSTVPTGGANLLPRMLDCDDLKDIRNRTFVASGWTKAVYKAKYNGHDVAVKLVDVSGHDMLTCMQNGKIAYFECYARAAQKIIKEILLLQGLAHRNVLQVYGFCVPNGLQDGVAEHPVAMVSELGESVDIIKLLQLSWEDRLRVCMGLTKLIHYLSHSPYGSLSMNDFRRQQFILAKDGEIKLTDLDDIGFEEPRCETNYDCQTHFSSANFTLRVPCVDNRCQGFNEKKNIFNAARHFTTFLLPHGAPRILRPMTDDIVNSYSNVTVDSAVLLAKMENIVRLYQKGWHLNKSKLYRSKTEYVKFEKSDFPGLFDYRCRFSLSGNGCTVSVFDQREAEDICNLDNNCQGFVVSSKKTWTGRKIIHLKNGAGRISKDASLTLFLKPGIKVRRHSR, encoded by the exons ATGGCTCAAATGAGGCGATCTTCTACTATTCCTCGCCTATCGTTAATACTCTATTGGTTATGCGCTGTTTCTGCCTGCGTTTTTATATGCGGtaatgttttgttgttgtcgcCGGCGTTTAAACCCGGGGATGCGTCATTAGACCCTGCGTTAGTTAATATAAACGATGGCAACTTATATCATCGACTCCGTCGATTGATGGACATATCGGCCGATCAGCTGCACCCGAATTTTAGTCTTTCAACGGTTCCGACCGGAGGAGCGAATTTGCTGCCTCGAATGCTCGACTGCGACGATTTGAAGGATATACGAAATCGAACATTTGTCGCATCTGGATGGACGAAAGCCGTTTATAAAGCTAAATACAATGGACACGATGTAGCGGTCAAACTGGTCGATGTCAGCGGACATGATATGTTGACTTGTATGCAAAATGGAAAAATAGCGTATTTCGAATGCTACGCGAGAGCAGCCCAAAAGATTATCAAAGAGATTTTGCTTCTGCAAGGACTTGCTCACAGAAATGTTCTTCAG GTTTATGGATTTTGTGTGCCCAATGGTTTGCAAGATGGGGTTGCTGAACATCCTGTGGCAATGGTTTCGGAACTGGGTGAATCTGTCGATATAATAAAACTGCTACAACTTTCCTGGGAAGACCGACTCAGA GTGTGTATGGGATTAACGAAGTTGATTCACTATTTGTCACATTCCCCGTACGGTTCCCTTTCTATGAATGATTTTCGAAGACAGCAATTTATCCTTGCTAAGGATGGAGAAATCAAACTCACCGATCTCGACGATATCGGATTCGAAGAGCCTCGATGTGAAACTAACTACGACTGTCAAACACACTTTTCATCGGCTAATTTTACTCTCAG GGTTCCCTGTGTTGACAACCGTTGTCAAGGTTTCAATGAAAAGAAGAATATATTCAATGCGGCTCGTCATTTCACGACGTTTCTCCTACCGCATGGAGCTCCTAGAATACTGCGCCCGATGACCGATGACATAGTGAACAGTTACAGCAATGTTACTGTGGATTCGGCTGTGTTATTAGCtaagatggaaaatattgtTCGTTTGTATCAGAAAGGATGGCATCTGAATAAGTCCAAACTCTACAGAAGTAAAACTG AATATGTAAAGTTTGAGAAAAGTGATTTCCCGGGTTTGTTCGATTATCGCTGTCGATTTTCTCTCTCTGGCAACGGTTGTACAGTATCAGTGTTCGATCAAAGAGAAGCTGAAGATATCTGCAACCTTGACAACAACTGTCAGGGCTTTGTCGTTTCATCAAAGAAAACATGGACAG GCCGTAAAATTATCCATTTGAAAAATGGTGCTGGAAGAATATCAAAAGATGCTAGTTTGACTTTGTTTTTGAAGCCGGGGATTAAAGTTCGACGACACAGCCGATGA
- the LOC141915169 gene encoding nucleoporin Nup43-like — MTEVITKFVSRKISKIRWKSSTDDSFQQSDTFTTGSWDDKRNQVSVWTTNTDGYRTWMANQGLKTDIPENEPQLLCNAIHDGDIMDLAYLNAELIVTSSSTGSLHLFKHNTNPQAISCQQSWDRIHYHYGNNVCPCTCLATKGDNTIVTCGEDGRLNIIDINCKVPARIIEKADGCTQNAATFLKQNEVVTVNSIGQLKVWDIRQNKDEPTRIFLMTGERVPLHCVDKHPTQPHVVATGAMDGGLCIWDMRQDKFPVTLMDAHSSTMWEVRFHPTSPDNLFTCSEDGTVWHWDGTAVNNNKSQYGGSIFTSRNATSTEEPSTTASANPWLGSDASKHRVEITDVIPGNTMSINTIDITANTLLCGSDGEAIFTVHNMAIR, encoded by the exons atgACTGAAGTAATAACTAAATTTGTTTCTCGaaaaatcagtaaaataaGATGGAAATCTTCAACTGATGACAGTTTCCAGCAGTCAGATACATTCACCACTGGATCCTGGGATGACAAG CGAAATCAAGTCAGTGTTTGGACGACTAACACTGATGGATACAGAACATGGATGGCTAATCAAGGATTAAAAACGGATATACCCGAAAATGAACCACAATTACTGTGCAACGCTATACACGATGGTGATATTATGGATCTAGCT TATTTGAATGCTGAACTTATTGTTACCTCCTCATCAACTGGATCACTTCATCTGTTTAAACACAATACAAATCCGCAA GCGATTTCTTGTCAACAATCTTGGGATAGAATTCACTATCATTATGGCAACAATGTATGTCCATGTACATGTTTAGCAACGAAGGGTGATAATACGATAGTAACTTGTGGAGAGGATGGAAGATTGAACATTATAGATATCAATTGTAAAGTACCTGCTAGGATTATAG aaaagGCCGATGGTTGTACACAGAATGCAGCCACATTTCTCAAACAAAATGAAGTAGTGACAGTGAACTCTATTGGACAGTTGAAAGTTTGGGATATACGCCAGAATAAAGATGAACCCACCAGAATTTTTCTGAT GACTGGAGAGAGGGTTCCTCTACACTGCGTAGATAAACACCCAACTCAACCGCATGTAGTCGCAACAGGAGCTATGGATGGTGGATTATGTATATGGGATATGAGGCAAGATAAATTCCCTGTCACCCTGATGGATGCTCATTCCTCAACGA TGTGGGAAGTTCGTTTTCATCCGACAAGTCCAGACAATCTGTTTACGTGCTCTGAAGATGGTACAGTATGGCACTGGGATGGAACAGCTGTCAATAATAACAAATCACAGTATGGAG GTTCCATATTTACATCGCGTAATGCTACTTCAACTGAAGAACCATCTACTACCGCCAGTGCTAACCCATGGTTGGGATCGGACGCTTCGAAACATAGAGTTGAAATTACTGATGTAATTCCCGGGAACACTATGTCTATAAACACAATAGATATCACAGCCAATACATTACTATGTGGATCGGATGGAGAGGCAATCTTCACTGTCCATAATATGGcaataagataa
- the LOC141903172 gene encoding uncharacterized protein LOC141903172, with protein sequence MSHAINTRRAQEDALFHEVISACIRYEFLLTEWEDLIARLGIERDIVVGIMSDADKPLVEKIRQAFERWRMYRGGTILSVCQDLENVLRDMKLTRIAEDVEELCAENLGEIYRQSKENQSNHEKEGQKLAVPASGAQPVCLNREISMTDLRPRHPPPGSVVSPPQGYHTPTKRNTLPLTLADERARLLHDNFIQCEYIELPKSSRSHLPVDMTHLPDGRLVVCDHHNECLYILALAKDVFNLQRTIRGKDNGVIQKPLRVATWRDLLLVSSSGRKDISVYSVVSDTLLASMNVEMDPLALAVYGDTLYVGGQGRIVRFSMTKTDKRIMCIREMSYSLTRSDAIVQYITCGSGGKLIASTGWSTNEIILWHVSKPQPIAAGTNLADPKGLAMLDDENLLVVEWRLGNVSVVRIRGNEFTSHIRNIIPANVQLVRPSCIHCLNPDMIIVVTGDEKKLAVFRRK encoded by the exons ATGTCACATGCTATCAACACAAGACGGGCACAGGAAG ATGCGTTGTTTCATGAGGTCATTTCTGCCTGTATTCGATACGAATTCTTGTTGACAGAATGGGAGGATCTTATTGCACGTCTGGGCATCGAACGAGACATCGTCGTCGGCATAATGTCGGATGCGGACAAACCTCTGGTCGAGAAAATACGCCAGGCGTTTGAGAGATGGCGTATGTATCGAGGGGGTACGATATTGTCGGTATGCCAGGACCTCGAGAATGTCTTACGGGACATGAAGCTTACCAGAATAGCCG AAGACGTCGAGGAACTCTGTGCGGAAAATCTGGGCGAAATTTATCGACAATCAAAAGAAAATCAG tcAAATCACGAGAAGGAAG GACAGAAACTTGCAGTCCCTGCTTCAGGTGCCCAACCGGTATGTCTGAATAGAGAAATAAGTATGACTGATCTAAGACCACGACATCCACCGCCTGGATCTGTAGTGTCTCCACCCCAAGGTTACCACACACCCACGAAGAGAAACACGCTACCGCTCACA CTTGCTGACGAAAGAGCTCGATTGCTACACGACA aTTTCATTCAGTGTGAATATATAGAACTACCGAAATCAAGTCGGAGCCATTTACCGGTAGACATGACTCATCTTCCAGACGGTCGCCTGGTCGTTTGTGACCATCATAACGAATGTCTGTACATATTAGCGCTAGCGAAAGATGTTTTTAATCTCCAGCGAACAATTCGGGGCAAAGACAACGGAGTTATCCAGAAGCCATTACGAGTAGCGACCTGGCGAGACTTGCTGCTCGTCTCATCGTCCGGTCGTAAAGATATATCTGTTTATTCGGTGGTCAGTGATACTTTACTGGCATCGATGAATGTCGAAATGGACCCATTGGCATTAGCTGTATATGGCGACACCTTATACGTAGGTGGACAAGGTAGAATAGTTCGCTTCTCCATGACAAAAACGGATAAACGCATCATGTGTATTCGCGAGATGTCTTATTCCCTAACCAGATCCGATGCAATAGTGCAGTACATAACCTGCGGCAGTGGCGGTAAACTCATAGCTTCCACAGGTTGGTCAACGAACGAAATCATACTCTGGCACGTCAGTAAGCCTCAGCCTATTGCCGCCGGAACTAACCTCGCCGATCCTAAGGGCTTGGCGATGTTAGACGACGAAAATCTTCTGGTCGTTGAATGGCGTTTGGGGAACGTATCGGTAGTAAGGATACGTGGCAATGAATTCACGTCACATATCAGAAATATTATTCCTGCTAATGTCCAGCTTGTCCGTCCATCATGCATACATTGTCTCAATCCTGATATGATCATTGTTGTGACTGGTGACGAAAAAAAGCTAGCCGTTTTTCGCCGGAAATAG
- the LOC141908849 gene encoding ninjurin-2-like, with the protein MAAEIRAVRMNSSDIELVRRNSNRSHADDNSSPSHTNDVEQYVKNTNSQVSSSPHTSTESAASSKSDPRDETAKLTAEFGFYATKKSKASTMLDLALLSANASLLRVNIGLEKTPMVCGVISLLALSILCQLVVGFIFLRMVRSNAWSKLMVKYDIESETTKQEKLKALYDQIVLNSRATAIVMFITIINVFIAAFGNSVLPNSSNKTIS; encoded by the exons ATGGCAGCAGAGATACGCGCAGTAAGGATGAATTCCTCGGATATAGAGTTAGTTAGAAGGAACAGCAATAGATCTCATGCTGATGATAATAGTTCCCCATCACATACTAATGATGTTGAACAATACGTTAAAAATACGAACAGTCAG GTTTCGTCGTCGCCTCATACATCGACCGAATCGGCAGCATCATCCAAGTCTGACCCAAGAGATGAAACGGCGAAACTAACTGCAGAGTTTGGTTTCTACGCCACCAAGAAATCTAAAGCGAGTACGATGTTAGATTTGGCACTTCTATCGGCCAACGCGTCACTTTTGAGGGTAAACATTGGTCTGGAGAAGACGCCGATGGTTTGCGGCGTCATCAGTTTGCTAGCTCTTTCTATTTTGTGTCAACTAGTCGTAGGCTTTATTTTTCTTCGGATGG TTCGTTCTAACGCTTGGTCGAAACTTATGGTAAAATACGATATAGAATCGGAAACGACTAAACAAGAGAAATTGAAGGCGCTCTATGATCAGATCGTGTTGAACAGTCGCGCTACTGCAATCGTCATGTTTATCACAATCATCAATGTATTTATTGCAGCATTCGGCAATAGTGTTTTACCTAACAGTAGTAATAAGACAATAAGTTAA